A single region of the Streptomyces sp. NBC_00236 genome encodes:
- a CDS encoding PmoA family protein, which produces MTGRTTLVHRHGDHISVATADSGVELLRYVYRPEAAWEAPKPYIHPLRTLLGQVVTDYRPNDHRWHKGLQLTASHLSGQNLWGGNTYVRGEGYQPLPERVGSMAHRGFDEISVREDGATVAERLGWHPHSGELWADEARRVEVHDIDPASGSWVLTWSSAVTNRRDEPLRFGSPATHGRQGAGYTGLFWRGPRAFRDGRILTPDGEGPEVMGRQAPWLAYSGEHDGAYGHATLVFAHAPENDHTGAGGEHPAHWFVRNDPFAGVAPSFAFHDELVLEPGATLTRRYRVVVADGVWERERIEARLAGLAW; this is translated from the coding sequence GTGACCGGCCGGACCACGCTGGTGCACCGGCACGGCGACCACATCTCCGTCGCGACGGCGGACAGCGGGGTGGAGCTCCTGCGGTACGTGTACCGGCCCGAGGCGGCCTGGGAGGCGCCGAAGCCGTACATCCATCCGCTCCGCACCCTTCTGGGGCAGGTGGTGACCGACTACCGGCCCAACGATCACCGCTGGCACAAGGGCCTGCAGCTGACCGCCTCGCATCTGTCGGGGCAGAACCTGTGGGGCGGCAACACCTATGTACGGGGCGAGGGCTACCAGCCGCTGCCCGAGCGGGTGGGTTCCATGGCGCACCGCGGGTTCGACGAGATCTCGGTGCGGGAGGACGGGGCCACGGTCGCCGAGCGGCTCGGCTGGCATCCGCACAGCGGGGAACTGTGGGCGGACGAGGCGCGCCGGGTCGAGGTGCACGACATCGATCCGGCGTCGGGCAGCTGGGTGCTGACGTGGTCGTCGGCCGTCACCAACCGGCGGGACGAACCCCTGCGGTTCGGCAGTCCGGCCACCCACGGGCGCCAGGGCGCCGGCTACACGGGGCTGTTCTGGCGCGGCCCGCGCGCGTTCCGTGACGGCCGGATCCTCACCCCGGACGGCGAGGGCCCCGAGGTGATGGGGCGGCAGGCGCCCTGGCTGGCGTACAGCGGCGAGCACGACGGGGCGTACGGCCACGCGACGCTCGTCTTCGCGCACGCGCCGGAGAACGACCACACGGGCGCGGGCGGCGAACACCCCGCGCACTGGTTCGTTCGCAATGACCCCTTCGCCGGGGTCGCCCCGTCCTTCGCCTTCCACGACGAACTGGTCCTGGAGCCCGGCGCCACACTGACCCGGCGCTACCGGGTGGTCGTCGCGGACGGGGTGTGGGAGCGCGAGCGGATCGAGGCCCGGCTGGCGGGGCTGGCCTGGTGA
- a CDS encoding ABC transporter permease has translation MNTLSEAWTWLTTSAHWYGEDGIWTRLAQHLVLTVVCLLISCLIALPIALLLGHLGKGGALAVNISNVGRAVPTFAVLVLLLLTPIGRFGEGPTVVALVLFAVPPLLTNAYVGMREVDQDVVRAARGMGMTGRQMLFQVEVPLALPLIMTGVRIAAVQLVATATIAALAGGGGLGRIITAGFNLASTAQVVAGAVLVAAFALIVEGLFELAQRFAPDRVRDGNTG, from the coding sequence GTGAACACCCTCTCCGAGGCCTGGACCTGGCTCACGACGTCGGCGCACTGGTACGGCGAGGACGGCATCTGGACCCGGCTGGCCCAGCACCTCGTCCTCACCGTCGTCTGTCTGCTGATCAGCTGCCTCATTGCCCTGCCCATCGCCCTGCTCCTCGGGCACCTCGGCAAGGGGGGCGCCCTGGCCGTCAACATCTCCAACGTCGGCCGTGCCGTCCCCACCTTCGCCGTCCTCGTCCTGCTGCTGCTCACCCCGATCGGGAGGTTCGGCGAGGGACCGACCGTGGTCGCGCTCGTCCTGTTCGCCGTACCGCCGCTGCTCACCAACGCCTACGTCGGCATGCGGGAGGTCGACCAGGACGTCGTACGCGCGGCCCGAGGCATGGGCATGACGGGCCGGCAGATGCTCTTCCAGGTCGAGGTGCCGCTCGCGCTGCCGCTGATCATGACCGGCGTACGGATCGCGGCGGTCCAGCTCGTCGCCACCGCCACCATCGCGGCGCTGGCCGGCGGCGGGGGACTGGGCCGCATCATCACCGCAGGCTTCAATCTCGCCTCCACCGCCCAGGTGGTCGCCGGCGCCGTCCTGGTCGCCGCCTTCGCCCTGATCGTGGAAGGTCTCTTCGAGCTGGCGCAGCGGTTCGCCCCCGACCGGGTCCGTGACGGGAACACCGGATGA
- a CDS encoding ABC transporter substrate-binding protein, with protein MRARHTVAVTLLLVLAPVSACTTGPTLENQGEVTAPPGDSKHLTIGSAGFTESDLLAQMYALLLDRAGYSTEIISVTNREIYEPALENGQIDVVPEYAATFADWLNAKKNGADATPVGSPDLSTTMKALRALAAPRGLTVLDPGRAVDQNAFAVTSAYAAKHHLKSLSDLGRSGLPVRLAAGDECVQRPYCAPGLKKTYGIDITGVDPKGVGTTQAKQAVRSGRDQMVLTTTTDATLDDFGLVLLADDKHLQNADYLVPVVNRSRAGSEGVRTALGKLNTVLTTADLARLNEQVDSWRRLPEDVARAYLRSHGLIPGD; from the coding sequence ATGAGGGCCCGGCACACGGTCGCCGTGACCCTGCTCCTGGTGCTGGCACCGGTCTCCGCCTGCACCACCGGGCCCACGCTGGAGAACCAGGGGGAGGTCACCGCCCCGCCCGGCGACAGCAAACACCTCACCATCGGCTCGGCGGGATTCACCGAGAGCGATCTGCTCGCCCAGATGTACGCGCTGCTGCTCGACCGGGCCGGATACTCCACGGAGATCATCTCCGTCACCAACCGGGAGATCTACGAGCCGGCCCTGGAGAACGGCCAGATCGACGTCGTCCCCGAGTACGCCGCCACCTTCGCCGACTGGCTGAACGCCAAGAAGAACGGCGCCGACGCCACCCCGGTCGGCTCACCCGACCTCTCCACCACCATGAAGGCGCTGCGCGCCCTGGCCGCACCCCGCGGCCTCACCGTTCTGGACCCCGGCCGTGCCGTCGACCAGAACGCCTTCGCCGTCACCTCCGCCTACGCGGCGAAGCACCACCTGAAGTCGCTCAGCGACCTCGGGAGGTCGGGGCTCCCGGTCCGCCTCGCCGCGGGCGACGAGTGTGTCCAGCGCCCCTACTGCGCTCCCGGGCTGAAGAAGACGTACGGCATCGACATCACCGGCGTCGACCCCAAGGGCGTCGGTACGACCCAGGCCAAGCAGGCCGTCCGGAGCGGCCGTGACCAGATGGTGCTGACCACCACCACGGACGCCACCCTGGACGACTTCGGTCTCGTCCTGCTCGCCGACGACAAGCACCTGCAGAACGCCGACTACCTGGTGCCCGTCGTCAACCGGTCCCGGGCGGGCAGCGAAGGTGTCCGTACGGCACTGGGCAAGCTGAACACCGTACTGACGACCGCGGACCTGGCCCGGCTGAACGAGCAGGTGGACAGCTGGCGCCGACTCCCCGAGGACGTCGCTCGCGCCTACCTCCGGTCGCACGGCCTCATTCCCGGCGACTGA